In one Ictalurus punctatus breed USDA103 chromosome 19, Coco_2.0, whole genome shotgun sequence genomic region, the following are encoded:
- the nampt1 gene encoding nicotinamide phosphoribosyltransferase, with protein METRDSDFNILLATDSYKVTHYKQYPPNTSKVYSYFECREKKTDPTKTRKVKYDKTVFYGLQYILHKYLKGKVITPERIQEAREVYREHFQDDVFNEKGWNYILEKYDGHLPIEIKAVPEGSVIPRGNVLFTVESTDPECYWLTNWVETILVQSWYPITVATNSREQKKILAKHLMETSGTLEGLEYKLHDFGYRGVSSQETAGIGASAHLVNFKGTDTVAGIVVVKKYYGTKDPVPGFSVPAAEHSTITAWGKDHEKDAFEHIVKQFPSVPVSIVSDSYDIYNACEKIWGEDLRELVEKRSADAPLLVRPDSGNPLHTVLKVLEILGKKFPPVENSKGYKVLPPYIRVIQGDGVDINTLQEIVEGMKEHRWSIENIAFGSGGALLQKLTRDLLNCSFKCSYVVTNGLGVNVFKDPVADPNKRSKKGRLSLHMTPGGDYVTLEEGKGELEEYGEDLLHTVFRNGKIVKTYTFDEVRDNARLKQSEVEELLH; from the exons GGATCCCACCAAGACCCGGAAGGTTAAATATGACAAAACCGTCTTCTATGGCTTGCAGTACATTCTTCACAAATACTTAAAAG GGAAGGTCATCACCCCTGAGAGGATTCAGGAGGCAAGGGAGGTGTACCGAGAACACTTTCAAGACGATGTGTTCAATGAGAAAGGCTGGAACTACATACTTGAG AAGTATGATGGCCATCTGCCCATCGAGATCAAGGCTGTGCCGGAGGGAAGTGTGATTCCACGTGGAAATGTCCTCTTCACCGTGGAGAGCACGGATCCTGAATGCTACTGGCTCACCAATTGGGTAGAG ACCATCCTGGTTCAGAGCTGGTATCCCATCACGGTTGCAACGAACTCCCGTGAGCAGAAGAAGATCCTGGCCAAGCATCTCATGGAAACGTCAGGAACTTTGGAGGGACTGGAGTACAAGCTGCATGACTTTGGCTACAGAGGAGTTTCATCACAAGAG ACTGCAGGTATTGGCGCCTCGGCACACTTGGTTAACTTCAAAGGAACGGACACGGTGGCTGGGATTGTAGTTGTTAAAAAGTACTATGGCACCAAAGACCCAGTGCCCGGATTTTCTGTACCAGCTGCAGAACACAG CACAATCACAGCGTGGGGTAAAGACCACGAGAAGGATGCCTTTGAGCACATTGTGAAGCAGTTCCCCTCGGTTCCCGTGTCCATAGTCAGTGACAGCTATGACATCTATAACGCCTGCGAGAAGATCTGGGGCGAGGACCTGAGGGAGCTGGTGGAGAAACGGAGTGCGGATGCTCCTCTACTAGTGCGCCCGGACTCGGGGAACCCGCTACACACTGTACTGAAG GTCTTGGAGATTTTAGGCAAGAAATTTCCTCCTGTCGAGAACTCCAAGGGCTACAAGGTGCTTCCTCCCTACATTCGGGTCATTCAGGGCGATGGTGTGGACATCAATACTCTGCAGGAG ATAGTGGAGGGGATGAAGGAGCACAGGTGGAGCATCGAAAACATCGCGTTCGGATCAGGAGGCGCGCTTCTGCAGAAGCTCACCCGAGATCTTCTTAACTGCTCCTTCAAGTGCAGCTACGTGGTGACGAACGGATTGGGG GTAAATGTCTTCAAAGACCCTGTAGCAGACCCTAACAAGAGGTCAAAGAAAGGTCGCCTGTCTCTGCATATGACACCGGGAGGAGATTATGTGACCCTAGAGGAGGGGAAGGGTGAGCTAGAGGAGTATGGAGAG GATCTGCTGCACACAGTCTTCCGTAACGGGAAGATAGTAAAGACCTACACCTTTGACGAGGTCAGAGACAATGCCAGGCTCAAGCAGAGTGAAGTGGAGGAGCTGCTTCACTGA
- the sypl1 gene encoding synaptophysin-like protein 1: MQTGFRVNLSPVKEPLGFIKLVEWFAALFAFGCCGGYTGRNVISLICGDGKNETLNATFTYPFRLNRVLLVEDNVTLCNRSASETHLMGDSSSSVEFFVAVAVLAFLYCMVALLVYVGYMHVYHDSNFGPVFDFLVTAAFAFLWLVCASAWAQGLQKVKHATGTDGISTSLTLCRKPVTCEVTEFSSMRTLDISVVFGFLNLIIWSGNAWFVYKETCWHSQTRNSQQEGERGRGPGPI; encoded by the exons ATGCAGACGGGATTTCGGGTAAACCTGAGCCCTGTGAAAGAGCCACTGGGCTTCATCAAGTTGGTGGAGTGG TTTGCGGCTCTGTTTGCCTTTGGATGCTGCGGCGGTTACACTGGCAGGAACGTGATTTCCCTGATTTGTGGCGATGGAAAAAACGAGACCCTTAATGCCACTTTCACATACCCATTCAG GTTAAACCGAGTGCTGCTGGTTGAAGACAATGTCACTCTGTGTAACCGCAGCGCGTCTGAAACACATCTGATGGGGGACTCTTCGTCCTCGGTGGAGTTTTTCGTGGCCGTGGCCGTCCTGGCATTCCTCTACTGCATGGTAGCTCTGTTGGTTTACGTGGGCTACATGCACGTATACCACGACTCCAACTTTGGCCCGGTGTTT GATTTTTTGGTGACGGCAGCATTTGCTTTCCTGTGGCTGGTGTGCGCATCGGCCTGGGCTCAAGGGCTGCAGAAGGTCAAGCATGCCACGGGCACAGACGGCATCAGCACCAGCCTGACGTTATGCAGAAAGCCTGTCACGTGTGAGGTCACAGAATTTTCCAGCATGCGCACGCTGGATATATCAGTG GTGTTTGGCTTCCTGAACCTGATCATCTGGAGTGGTAATGCCTGGTTTGTTTACAAGGAGACCTGTTGGCATTCACAGACGCGCAACTCTCAACAGGAGGGAGAGCGTGGACGGGGCCCTGGCCCTATCTAG